The following are encoded in a window of Chlorocebus sabaeus isolate Y175 chromosome 10, mChlSab1.0.hap1, whole genome shotgun sequence genomic DNA:
- the MBD5 gene encoding methyl-CpG-binding domain protein 5 isoform X2, with translation MNGGKECDGGDKEGGLPAIQVPVGWQRRVDQNGVLYVSPSGSLLSCLEQVKTYLLTDGTCKCGLECPLILPKVFNFDPGAAVKQRTAEDVKADEDVTKLCIHKRKIIAVATLHKSMEAPHPSLVLTSPGGGTNATPVVPSRAATPRSVRNKSHEGITNSVMPECKNPFKLMIGSSNAVGRLYVQELPGSQQQELHPVYPRQRLGSSEHGQKSPFRGSHGGLPSPASSGSQIYGDGSISPRTDPLGSPDVFTRNNPGFHGAPNSSPIHLNRTPLSPPSVMLHGSPVQSSCAMAGRTNIPLSPTLTTKSPVMKKPMCNFSTNMEIPRAMFHHKPPQGPPPPPPPSCALQKKPLTSEKDPLGILDPIPSKPVNQNPVIINPTSFHSNVHSQVPMMNVSMPPAVVPLPSNLPLPTVKPGHMNHGSHVQRVQHSASTSLSPSPVTSPVHMMGTGIGRIEASPQRSRSSSTSSDHGNFMMPPIGPQATCSGIKVPPRSPRSTIGSPRPSMPSSPSTKSDGHHQYKDIPNPLIAGISNVLNTPSSAAFPTASAGSGSVKSQPGLLGMPLNQILNQHNAASFPASSLLSAAAKAQLANQNKLAGNNSSSSSNSGAVAGSGNTEGHSTLNTMFPPTANMLLPTGEGQSGRAALRDKLMSQQKDSLRKRKQPPTTVLSLLRQSQMDSSAVPKPGPDLLRKQGQSSFPISSMSQLLQSMSCQSSHLSSNSTPGCGASNTALPCSANQLHFTDPSMNSSVLQNSLTQNIPLRGEAVHCHNANTNFVHSNSPVPNHHLAGLINQIQASGNCGMLSQSGMALGNSLHPNPPQSRISTSSTPVIPNSIVSSYNQTSSEAGGSGPSSSIAIAGTNHPAITKTTSVLQDGVIVTTAAGNPLQSQLPIGSDFPFVGQEHALHFPSNSTSNNHLPHPLNPSLLSSLPISLPVNQQHLLNQNLLNILQPSAGEGKSEINLHPLGFLDPNVNAALAFLSSDMDGQVLQPVHFQLLAALLQNQAQAAAMLPLPSFNLTISDLFQQQNTPLPSLTQMTAPPDHLPSNQSDNSRAETLLTSPLGNPLPSFAGSDTTFNPLFLPAVNGASGLMTLNPQLLGGVLNSASANTANHPEVSIATSSQATTTTTTTSSAVAALTVSTLGGTAVVSMAETLLNISNNAGNTPGSAKLNSNSVVPQLLNPLLGTGLLGDMSSINNTLNNHQLTHLQSLLNNNQMFPPNQQQQQLLQGYQNLQAFQGQPTIPCPANNNPMACLFQNFQVRMQEDAALLNKRISTQPGLTALPENPNTTLPPFQDTPCELQPRIDPSLGQQVKDGLVVGGPGDASVDAIYKAVVDAASKGMQVVITTAVNSTTQISPIPALSAMSAFTASIGDPLNLSSAVSAVIHGRNMGGVDHDGRLRNSRGVRLPKNLDHGKNANEGDGFEYFKSASCHTSKKQWDGEQSPRGERNRWKYEEFLDHPGHIHSSPCHERSNNVSTLPFLPGEQHPILLPPRNCPGDKILEENFRYNNYKRTMMSFKERLENTVERCAHINGNRPRQSRGFGELLSTAKQDLVLEEQSPSSSNSLENSLVKDYIHYNGDFNAKSINGCVPSPSDAKSISSEDDLRNPDSPSSNELIHYRPRTFNVGDLVWGQIKGLTSWPGKLVREDDVHNSCQQSPEEGKVEPEKLKTLTEGLEAYSRVRKRNRKSGKLNNHLEAAIHEAMSELDKMSGTVHQIPQGDRQMRPPKPKRRKISR, from the exons TCCCAGTGGGTCTTTGTTATCTTGCTTGGAGCAGGTTAAAACATACCTGCTTACCGATGGAACATGCAAGTGTGGCTTGGAATGTCCTCTTATTCTTCCTAAG GTGTTTAATTTTGATCCTGGAGCTGCTGTGAAACAGAGAACTGCAGAAGATGTTAAGGCAGATGAAGATGTCACAAAGCTATgcatacataaaagaaaaatcattgcaGTGGCCACACTTCATAAAAGCATGGAAGCCCCACATCCTTCTCTGGTGCTCACCAGTCCTGGAGGAGGAACAA ATGCAACTCCAGTAGTACCTTCTCGGGCAGCAACTCCAAGATCAGTAAGAAATAAGTCTCATGAAGGAATTACAAATTCTGTAATGCCTGAATGTAAGAATCCTTTCAAGTTAATGATTGGATCATCAAATGCCGTGGGAAGGCTATATGTACAAGAACTGCCTGGAAGCCAACAACAAGAACTCCACCCTGTCTACCCCCGACAGAGATTGGGCAGCAGTGAACATGGACAGAAATCTCCATTCCGTGGCAGCCATGGAGGCCTGCCTAGCCCAGCGTCATCAGGTTCCCAGATATATGGAGATGGTTCAATCTCTCCAAGGACTGACCCACTTGGAAGTCCTGATGTTTTCACAAGAAATAATCCTGGTTTTCATGGAGCTCCCAATTCTAGTCCTATTCACCTGAATAGGACTCCTCTTTCTCCACCTTCAGTAATGCTACATGGTTCTCCTGTACAGTCATCCTGTGCAATGGCTGGAAGGACTAATATACCTCTTTCCCCAACCTTGACTACAAAGAGTCCAGTAATGAAAAAACCAATGTGTAATTTTTCAACTAATATGGAAATACCACGAGCAATGTTCCACCACAAACCACCCCAAGGcccacctccccctcctccaccttctTGTGCTCTTCAGAAAAAGCCATTAACATCTGAGAAAGATCCACTTGGCATTCTTGACCCTATTCCTAGTAAACCAGTGAATCAGAACCCCGTTATCATTAATCCAACCAGTTTCCATTCAAATGTCCACTCTCAGGTACCTATGATGAATGTAAGCATGCCTCCTGCTGTTGTTCCTTTGCCAAGTAATCTCCCATTGCCAACTGTAAAACCTGGCCACATGAATCATGGGAGTCATGTACAAAGAGTTCAGCATTCAGCTTCAACCTCCCTGTCCCCTTCTCCAGTGACATCCCCAGTGCACATGATGGGGACTGGAATTGGAAGGATTGAGGCATCGCCCCAAAGATCACGCTCATCTTCCACATCATCAGATCATGGAAATTTCATGATGCCACCTATAGGACCCCAGGCCACTTGTAGTGGTATTAAGGTTCCACCCAGGTCACCAAGGTCAACAATAGGGTCCCCAAGGCCATCAATGCCATCAAGCCCTTCTACCAAGTCCGATGGACATCATCAGTACAAGGATATCCCTAACCCATTAATTGCTGGAATAAGTAATGTACTAAATACCCCAAGCAGTGCAGCTTTTCCTACTGCATCTGCCGGAAGTGGTTCTGTAAAGAGTCAGCCTGGTTTGCTGGGAATGCCTTTAAATCAGATCTTGAACCAGCACAATGCTGCCTCCTTTCCAGCAAGTAGTTTACTCTCAGCAGCAGCCAAAGCACAGCTAGCAAATCAAAACAAACTTGCTGGTAACAACAGTAGCAGCAGTAGCAATTCTGGAGCTGTTGCCGGCAGTGGCAACACTGAAGGACATAGCACTTTAAACACCATGTTCCCTCCTACTGCCAACATGCTTCTCCCAACAGGTGAAGGGCAAAGTGGTCGAGCAGCACTAAGAGATAAGCTGATGTCTCAGCAAAAAGACTCACTGCGGAAAAGGAAACAACCACCTACGACAGTGTTGAGTTTGCTCAGACAGTCTCAAATGGATAGTTCTGCAGTTCCTAAACCTGGACCTGACTTGCTAAGGAAGCAGGGTCAGAGTTCATTTCCCATCAGTTCAATGTCTCAGTTACTACAGTCTATGAGTTGTCAAAGCTCTCACTTGAGTAGCAATAGTACCCCGGGTTGTGGGGCCTCAAATACTGCTTTGCCTTGCTCTGCTAACCAGCTGCATTTTACAGATCCCAGTATGAACTCTAGTGTTCTTCAGAATTCACTGACACAGAACATACCTTTAAGAGGGGAAGCCGTGCACTGCCACAATGCAAACACTAACTTTGTTCACAGTAACAGTCCAGTCCCCAACCACCATCTTGCAGGTTTAATAAATCAGATTCAGGCTAGCGGGAACTGTGGGATGCTCAGTCAGTCGGGCATGGCTTTAGGAAATTCCTTACATCCCAATCCACCTCAGTCAAGAATTTCAACGTCCTCCACTCCAGTGATACCAAACAGCATTGTTAGCAGCTATAATCAAACAAGTTCTGAAGCAG gcgGTTCAGGACCATCATCCTCCATAGCCATAGCGGGCACCAACCACCCTGCCATCACAAAGACAACATCTGTTCTTCAAGATGGCGTCATAGTCACCACGGCAGCTGGAAACCCACTGCAGAGTCAGCTGCCCATTGGGAGTGATTTTCCTTTTGTTGGCCAGGAGCACGCACTTCATTTTCCATCCAACAGCACTTCAAACAACCATCTTCCACACCCCTTGAACCCCAGCCTCCTCAGTTCTCTACCTATCTCTTTGCCAGTGAATCAACAGCATCTCCTAAACCAGAATCTATTAAATATCCTCCAGCCTTCAGCAGGAGAAGGCAAGTCTGAGATCAACCTCCACCCTTTAGGTTTTCTCGACCCGAATGTAAACGCTGCTTTAGCTTTTCTCTCCAGTGACATGGATGGGCAGGTATTGCAGCCTGTTCACTTTCAGCTCTTAGCAGCCCTGCTTCAGAACCAAGCCCAAGCAGCTGCCATGCTTCCCCTGCCATCTTTCAATCTGACCATCTCAGATCTTTTCCAACAGCAAAATACCCCTTTACCCTCATTAACACAGATGACAGCCCCACCAGACCATTTGCCAAGCAATCAGTCAGACAACAGCCGAGCTGAGACCCTTTTAACCAGCCCCCTGGGGAACCCTTTACCAAGCTTTGCAGGCAGTGACACTACTTTTAACCCCCTGTTCCTCCCAGCTGTCAATGGGGCCTCAGGATTAATGACCTTGAATCCCCAGCTGTTGGGAGGTGTCCTGAACTCGGCATCGGCCAACACCGCTAATCATCCAGAGGTTTCCATAGCAACCTCCTCCCAGGCAACCACTACCACAACCACTACATCATCAGCAGTGGCAGCACTGACTGTCTCAACACTTGGTGGGACAGCAGTGGTGTCAATGGCAGAAACATTGCTGAATATATCTAATAATGCTGGGAATACACCTGGTTCAGCTAAACTCAACAGTAACTCTGTGGTGCCACAGCTACTTAACCCTCTACTGGGGACAGGTCTACTTG GTGATATGTCATCAATAAACAATACTTTGAATAACCATCAACTGACTCATCTACAGTCGCTGTTAAACAACAATCAGATGTTTCCTCCAAATCAGCAACAGCAGCAACTTCTCCAGGGGTACCAGAATCTCCAGGCGTTCCAAGGACAGCCCACAATTCCTTGCCCAGCTAACAATAACCCCATGGCTTGTCTGTTTCAGAACTTTCAG GTGAGAATGCAGGAAGATGCAGCTCTCCTAAACAAAAGAATAAGCACTCAGCCTGGGCTCACAGCACTTCCTGAGAATCCAAACACTACACTTCCACCTTTTCAAGATACACCTTGTGAGTTGCAACCGAGGATTGACCCATCTCTTGGTCAACAGGTGAAGGATGGCCTCGTTGTGGGTGGCCCAGGTGATGCTTCTGTAGATGCCATTTACAAAGCAGTTGTCGATGCAGCCAGCAAGGGAATGCAGGTTGTCATCACCACTGCAGTCAACAGTACAACTCAGATCAGCCCCATTCCAGCTCTGAGTGCCATGAGTGCCTTCACTGCTTCAATTGGTGACCCATTAAATCTCTCCAGTGCTGTCAGTGCGGTCATTCATGGACGGAACATGGGAGGTGTTGATCATGACGGTAGGCTGAGGAATTCAAGAGGGGTTCGGCTGCCCAAGAATCTAGACCATGGGAAAAATGCGAACGAAGGAGATGGGTTTGAATATTTCAAGTCAGCAAGTTGCCACACATCCAAAAAACAGTGGGACGGGGAGCAAAGCCCCAGAGGGGAGCGAAACAGGTGGAAGTACGAGGAATTTTTAGATCATCCAGGCCATATCCACAGTAGTCCTTGTCATGAAAGGTCCAATAATGTCTCTACACTGCCATTTCTGCCTGGGGAACAGCACCCAATACTGTTACCACCAAGAAACTGTCCAGGGGATAAAATTCTAGAGGAAAATTTCAGGTATAATAACTACAAAAGAACTATGATGAGTTTTAAGGAGAGACTAGAGAACACTGTGGAAAGATGTGCACACATTAATGGGAATAGACCTCGACAGAGTCGGGGATTTGGAGAGCTGCTAAGCACTGCAAAGCAAGACCTGGTCCTAGAGGAGCAGTCTCCAAGTTCCTCAAATAGTTTGGAAAATTCTCTGGTCAAAGACTACATCCATTACAATGGAGACTTTAATGCCAAAAGCATTAATGGGTGTGTGCCTAGCCCTTCAGATGCTAAAAGCATTAGTAGTGAAGATGACCTAAGGAATCCAGACTCCCCCTCTTCAAATGAATTGATACATTATAGACCAAGGACGTTCAATGTTGGCGACTTGGTCTGGGGCCAAATCAAAGGACTGACTTCCTGGCCTGGAAAATTAGTAAGAGAAGACGACGTTCACAATTCATGTCAACAAAGCCCAGAGGAAGGGAAG
- the MBD5 gene encoding methyl-CpG-binding domain protein 5 isoform X3, giving the protein MNGGKECDGGDKEGGLPAIQVPVGWQRRVDQNGVLYVSPSGSLLSCLEQVKTYLLTDGTCKCGLECPLILPKVFNFDPGAAVKQRTAEDVKADEDVTKLCIHKRKIIAVATLHKSMEAPHPSLVLTSPGGGTNATPVVPSRAATPRSVRNKSHEGITNSVMPECKNPFKLMIGSSNAVGRLYVQELPGSQQQELHPVYPRQRLGSSEHGQKSPFRGSHGGLPSPASSGSQIYGDGSISPRTDPLGSPDVFTRNNPGFHGAPNSSPIHLNRTPLSPPSVMLHGSPVQSSCAMAGRTNIPLSPTLTTKSPVMKKPMCNFSTNMEIPRAMFHHKPPQGPPPPPPPSCALQKKPLTSEKDPLGILDPIPSKPVNQNPVIINPTSFHSNVHSQVPMMNVSMPPAVVPLPSNLPLPTVKPGHMNHGSHVQRVQHSASTSLSPSPVTSPVHMMGTGIGRIEASPQRSRSSSTSSDHGNFMMPPIGPQATCSGIKVPPRSPRSTIGSPRPSMPSSPSTKSDGHHQYKDIPNPLIAGISNVLNTPSSAAFPTASAGSGSVKSQPGLLGMPLNQILNQHNAASFPASSLLSAAAKAQLANQNKLAGNNSSSSSNSGAVAGSGNTEGHSTLNTMFPPTANMLLPTGEGQSGRAALRDKLMSQQKDSLRKRKQPPTTVLSLLRQSQMDSSAVPKPGPDLLRKQGQSSFPISSMSQLLQSMSCQSSHLSSNSTPGCGASNTALPCSANQLHFTDPSMNSSVLQNSLTQNIPLRGEAVHCHNANTNFVHSNSPVPNHHLAGLINQIQASGNCGMLSQSGMALGNSLHPNPPQSRISTSSTPVIPNSIVSSYNQTSSEAGGSGPSSSIAIAGTNHPAITKTTSVLQDGVIVTTAAGNPLQSQLPIGSDFPFVGQEHALHFPSNSTSNNHLPHPLNPSLLSSLPISLPVNQQHLLNQNLLNILQPSAGEGDMSSINNTLNNHQLTHLQSLLNNNQMFPPNQQQQQLLQGYQNLQAFQGQPTIPCPANNNPMACLFQNFQVRMQEDAALLNKRISTQPGLTALPENPNTTLPPFQDTPCELQPRIDPSLGQQVKDGLVVGGPGDASVDAIYKAVVDAASKGMQVVITTAVNSTTQISPIPALSAMSAFTASIGDPLNLSSAVSAVIHGRNMGGVDHDGRLRNSRGVRLPKNLDHGKNANEGDGFEYFKSASCHTSKKQWDGEQSPRGERNRWKYEEFLDHPGHIHSSPCHERSNNVSTLPFLPGEQHPILLPPRNCPGDKILEENFRYNNYKRTMMSFKERLENTVERCAHINGNRPRQSRGFGELLSTAKQDLVLEEQSPSSSNSLENSLVKDYIHYNGDFNAKSINGCVPSPSDAKSISSEDDLRNPDSPSSNELIHYRPRTFNVGDLVWGQIKGLTSWPGKLVREDDVHNSCQQSPEEGKVWVMWFGLHTFTQVEPEKLKTLTEGLEAYSRVRKRNRKSGKLNNHLEAAIHEAMSELDKMSGTVHQIPQGDRQMRPPKPKRRKISR; this is encoded by the exons TCCCAGTGGGTCTTTGTTATCTTGCTTGGAGCAGGTTAAAACATACCTGCTTACCGATGGAACATGCAAGTGTGGCTTGGAATGTCCTCTTATTCTTCCTAAG GTGTTTAATTTTGATCCTGGAGCTGCTGTGAAACAGAGAACTGCAGAAGATGTTAAGGCAGATGAAGATGTCACAAAGCTATgcatacataaaagaaaaatcattgcaGTGGCCACACTTCATAAAAGCATGGAAGCCCCACATCCTTCTCTGGTGCTCACCAGTCCTGGAGGAGGAACAA ATGCAACTCCAGTAGTACCTTCTCGGGCAGCAACTCCAAGATCAGTAAGAAATAAGTCTCATGAAGGAATTACAAATTCTGTAATGCCTGAATGTAAGAATCCTTTCAAGTTAATGATTGGATCATCAAATGCCGTGGGAAGGCTATATGTACAAGAACTGCCTGGAAGCCAACAACAAGAACTCCACCCTGTCTACCCCCGACAGAGATTGGGCAGCAGTGAACATGGACAGAAATCTCCATTCCGTGGCAGCCATGGAGGCCTGCCTAGCCCAGCGTCATCAGGTTCCCAGATATATGGAGATGGTTCAATCTCTCCAAGGACTGACCCACTTGGAAGTCCTGATGTTTTCACAAGAAATAATCCTGGTTTTCATGGAGCTCCCAATTCTAGTCCTATTCACCTGAATAGGACTCCTCTTTCTCCACCTTCAGTAATGCTACATGGTTCTCCTGTACAGTCATCCTGTGCAATGGCTGGAAGGACTAATATACCTCTTTCCCCAACCTTGACTACAAAGAGTCCAGTAATGAAAAAACCAATGTGTAATTTTTCAACTAATATGGAAATACCACGAGCAATGTTCCACCACAAACCACCCCAAGGcccacctccccctcctccaccttctTGTGCTCTTCAGAAAAAGCCATTAACATCTGAGAAAGATCCACTTGGCATTCTTGACCCTATTCCTAGTAAACCAGTGAATCAGAACCCCGTTATCATTAATCCAACCAGTTTCCATTCAAATGTCCACTCTCAGGTACCTATGATGAATGTAAGCATGCCTCCTGCTGTTGTTCCTTTGCCAAGTAATCTCCCATTGCCAACTGTAAAACCTGGCCACATGAATCATGGGAGTCATGTACAAAGAGTTCAGCATTCAGCTTCAACCTCCCTGTCCCCTTCTCCAGTGACATCCCCAGTGCACATGATGGGGACTGGAATTGGAAGGATTGAGGCATCGCCCCAAAGATCACGCTCATCTTCCACATCATCAGATCATGGAAATTTCATGATGCCACCTATAGGACCCCAGGCCACTTGTAGTGGTATTAAGGTTCCACCCAGGTCACCAAGGTCAACAATAGGGTCCCCAAGGCCATCAATGCCATCAAGCCCTTCTACCAAGTCCGATGGACATCATCAGTACAAGGATATCCCTAACCCATTAATTGCTGGAATAAGTAATGTACTAAATACCCCAAGCAGTGCAGCTTTTCCTACTGCATCTGCCGGAAGTGGTTCTGTAAAGAGTCAGCCTGGTTTGCTGGGAATGCCTTTAAATCAGATCTTGAACCAGCACAATGCTGCCTCCTTTCCAGCAAGTAGTTTACTCTCAGCAGCAGCCAAAGCACAGCTAGCAAATCAAAACAAACTTGCTGGTAACAACAGTAGCAGCAGTAGCAATTCTGGAGCTGTTGCCGGCAGTGGCAACACTGAAGGACATAGCACTTTAAACACCATGTTCCCTCCTACTGCCAACATGCTTCTCCCAACAGGTGAAGGGCAAAGTGGTCGAGCAGCACTAAGAGATAAGCTGATGTCTCAGCAAAAAGACTCACTGCGGAAAAGGAAACAACCACCTACGACAGTGTTGAGTTTGCTCAGACAGTCTCAAATGGATAGTTCTGCAGTTCCTAAACCTGGACCTGACTTGCTAAGGAAGCAGGGTCAGAGTTCATTTCCCATCAGTTCAATGTCTCAGTTACTACAGTCTATGAGTTGTCAAAGCTCTCACTTGAGTAGCAATAGTACCCCGGGTTGTGGGGCCTCAAATACTGCTTTGCCTTGCTCTGCTAACCAGCTGCATTTTACAGATCCCAGTATGAACTCTAGTGTTCTTCAGAATTCACTGACACAGAACATACCTTTAAGAGGGGAAGCCGTGCACTGCCACAATGCAAACACTAACTTTGTTCACAGTAACAGTCCAGTCCCCAACCACCATCTTGCAGGTTTAATAAATCAGATTCAGGCTAGCGGGAACTGTGGGATGCTCAGTCAGTCGGGCATGGCTTTAGGAAATTCCTTACATCCCAATCCACCTCAGTCAAGAATTTCAACGTCCTCCACTCCAGTGATACCAAACAGCATTGTTAGCAGCTATAATCAAACAAGTTCTGAAGCAG gcgGTTCAGGACCATCATCCTCCATAGCCATAGCGGGCACCAACCACCCTGCCATCACAAAGACAACATCTGTTCTTCAAGATGGCGTCATAGTCACCACGGCAGCTGGAAACCCACTGCAGAGTCAGCTGCCCATTGGGAGTGATTTTCCTTTTGTTGGCCAGGAGCACGCACTTCATTTTCCATCCAACAGCACTTCAAACAACCATCTTCCACACCCCTTGAACCCCAGCCTCCTCAGTTCTCTACCTATCTCTTTGCCAGTGAATCAACAGCATCTCCTAAACCAGAATCTATTAAATATCCTCCAGCCTTCAGCAGGAGAAG GTGATATGTCATCAATAAACAATACTTTGAATAACCATCAACTGACTCATCTACAGTCGCTGTTAAACAACAATCAGATGTTTCCTCCAAATCAGCAACAGCAGCAACTTCTCCAGGGGTACCAGAATCTCCAGGCGTTCCAAGGACAGCCCACAATTCCTTGCCCAGCTAACAATAACCCCATGGCTTGTCTGTTTCAGAACTTTCAG GTGAGAATGCAGGAAGATGCAGCTCTCCTAAACAAAAGAATAAGCACTCAGCCTGGGCTCACAGCACTTCCTGAGAATCCAAACACTACACTTCCACCTTTTCAAGATACACCTTGTGAGTTGCAACCGAGGATTGACCCATCTCTTGGTCAACAGGTGAAGGATGGCCTCGTTGTGGGTGGCCCAGGTGATGCTTCTGTAGATGCCATTTACAAAGCAGTTGTCGATGCAGCCAGCAAGGGAATGCAGGTTGTCATCACCACTGCAGTCAACAGTACAACTCAGATCAGCCCCATTCCAGCTCTGAGTGCCATGAGTGCCTTCACTGCTTCAATTGGTGACCCATTAAATCTCTCCAGTGCTGTCAGTGCGGTCATTCATGGACGGAACATGGGAGGTGTTGATCATGACGGTAGGCTGAGGAATTCAAGAGGGGTTCGGCTGCCCAAGAATCTAGACCATGGGAAAAATGCGAACGAAGGAGATGGGTTTGAATATTTCAAGTCAGCAAGTTGCCACACATCCAAAAAACAGTGGGACGGGGAGCAAAGCCCCAGAGGGGAGCGAAACAGGTGGAAGTACGAGGAATTTTTAGATCATCCAGGCCATATCCACAGTAGTCCTTGTCATGAAAGGTCCAATAATGTCTCTACACTGCCATTTCTGCCTGGGGAACAGCACCCAATACTGTTACCACCAAGAAACTGTCCAGGGGATAAAATTCTAGAGGAAAATTTCAGGTATAATAACTACAAAAGAACTATGATGAGTTTTAAGGAGAGACTAGAGAACACTGTGGAAAGATGTGCACACATTAATGGGAATAGACCTCGACAGAGTCGGGGATTTGGAGAGCTGCTAAGCACTGCAAAGCAAGACCTGGTCCTAGAGGAGCAGTCTCCAAGTTCCTCAAATAGTTTGGAAAATTCTCTGGTCAAAGACTACATCCATTACAATGGAGACTTTAATGCCAAAAGCATTAATGGGTGTGTGCCTAGCCCTTCAGATGCTAAAAGCATTAGTAGTGAAGATGACCTAAGGAATCCAGACTCCCCCTCTTCAAATGAATTGATACATTATAGACCAAGGACGTTCAATGTTGGCGACTTGGTCTGGGGCCAAATCAAAGGACTGACTTCCTGGCCTGGAAAATTAGTAAGAGAAGACGACGTTCACAATTCATGTCAACAAAGCCCAGAGGAAGGGAAG